The Pichia kudriavzevii chromosome 3, complete sequence nucleotide sequence AAATAACACCTTCATACAATCCTTCACTGTTTGAATCGCCTCttcttttgataattttgcTACATCTTCTTCGCTATCCaccttttttcttaaaagaGGGATGGCCAAATGATTACCAAAACCCGTTGCTAATGTTGGAGAGGAATATGAAACGCCCAACAAATCGACATGTTTCATGTATATTTCACCTTTATCATCAAATCCGGCAACTATGATTGCATTCCACAATGGATTCATCTTTGATCTTCTATTGTACATAACATTAGTTAAATATTCACCCAAATGATTAGCTTTTAAGTTGTCATCTTCCATATCATATCcatcttcaatttgtaAATCATCTAATAGTCTCTCTATATATTGGAAATCACTAATATCGCCTGATATACCACACACCGAAGAGTTTCCCACAGGTATAATTCTCTGCAGATCGTCTAATTTCATAAGCGATCCATAGGAACCCATGTGATCTGCAGCCATGACTATACCGTCGTTGTACTTAATGGCAATTACCGAAGTACCGGTAATCATTGGTTGCTGCGTATGCATTTTAGGAAATTCTGTCTTTGCCTGGGTTTTGTTTCTATCAACATTAGATGCATGTGCAATATTGTAATTGTACCCACCATATGTAGAGTCGTCTGGTCTTCCCCAATGTAGCGGATCGTGGTTCATTGTTTTGCTCGTTGTCTTCTAGACCACCAGAGTTTCTTTTGGAATCTCTTATAGCCACATAAGGGCAAAGCCAAAAACATGAAGGCAAAGTATTCAAACGTAGCGATAATCCTCATTAATCTGAGGGGATCCACCGACGCGTCTGCAAATTTAGATACCTGAAACCCGCGGAGTCGAGATCGGCTTCTCTTTTAAAGAGACATACGGGTAGGAACAATTAGGTTACAAATACAACTTTGACATTTTGGTTAGGACTGTCTTGTCATAAGTCAGAAAAGAAACGCTAGAGATAATAGACAATGAAGGCCTCCTTGAGAATATTACAACGTGTACCATCAATCAAGTTTGTGGGTGGTCCTCATCCGATTGGTATGTTCCCAGTTACTGTtatcaattctatataTTCACATAGTGACATATACTAACCTAGTTTCACCCAACATTATCTTATACAGTATCCCATCCAGTTGGAGCACACCCATGCGCACCAAATGGAATGAGACCTAGTGCAAATGCTTCTCCAGTTGCAAGTGCCTCCGCAGCTTCCAATGTTGCTTTCCAATCAAGAAACAACTTGTCTAAAAGATTCAGATACAGACCAATCGAAGAGATTGAGATCGAAGATGTTGAACTAGGTGGTGCATTAATCAATTGAGCAAGTTAGCTATATAAAGAAAGGTCTATAAATTATCTTAATCGAATTTGAAATAGTaatcatttttttattatcttaGTTTACTTTGTTTTACTTTATCCACGGCACGTTCATAAGGATGCCAAGCCTATTCATTGTTTTGCAAAACATATTTAATCAATCTTTTGAGGTTCAGTTCTGCCTTGAAGAGATCACCTTGGGATGTGCAAGTTAGcatgttttcaaagaacGAAATGTAAGAATCCAAAGCTTCGTTTCTTGGCTTCACACTGCTAACGTTGAATTTATTCC carries:
- a CDS encoding uncharacterized protein (PKUD0C04710; similar to Saccharomyces cerevisiae YFR050C (PRE4); ancestral locus Anc_3.574), yielding MNHDPLHWGRPDDSTYGGYNYNIAHASNVDRNKTQAKTEFPKMHTQQPMITGTSVIAIKYNDGIVMAADHMGSYGSLMKLDDLQRIIPVGNSSVCGISGDISDFQYIERLLDDLQIEDGYDMEDDNLKANHLGEYLTNVMYNRRSKMNPLWNAIIVAGFDDKGEIYMKHVDLLGVSYSSPTLATGFGNHLAIPLLRKKVDSEEDVAKLSKEEAIQTVKDCMKVLFYRDARSWNKYSLCIIEKSTKSINIEKDVAVEGMKWDFARHITGYGVPQL
- a CDS encoding uncharacterized protein (PKUD0C04715; similar to Saccharomyces cerevisiae YFR049W (YMR31); ancestral locus Anc_3.572); translation: MKASLRILQRVPSIKFVGGPHPIVSHPVGAHPCAPNGMRPSANASPVASASAASNVAFQSRNNLSKRFRYRPIEEIEIEDVELGGALIN